Proteins from a genomic interval of Polaribacter sejongensis:
- a CDS encoding S8 family peptidase, translating into MRVLKPILYTAFAGLVFTGCKSISNIPVPNGSDVAIIAVAKKAPLTQEQKNTWGHLDLVKDSIPGMSVDKAYDFLQGKKSVTVVVGVVDSGTDLGHEDLKDVAWVNEKEVAGNGIDDDKNGYVDDINGWNFLGDAYKENMESARILHNPSLESPEIVAEIQAAHDIKVGNAEKTKTRFEQMLSGVKGADENLARHFGKDDYSAIEVAAITTEDPSLLQSIAIAKQMFGFGLPSLSQAQEEIKKELDKSIALLNNEYTNYRIGDNPDDINDSPGYGNGNPGVSIKSEAHGTHVSGIIGASRNNGKGVNGVADNVKIMAVRSVPDGDEYDKDVALGLRYAVDNGAKVINTSFGKGYSPHKEWVYDAIKYAAEHDVLIVNAAGNDGKDIDVERTYPNDSKDLLTEVSDNVLTIGAMSSNYNEKLPANFSNYGKVNVDVFAPGVQIYSTTPENEYKHFSGTSMAAPSAVGVAALVRSYYPKLTASQVKHILMNSGVKINLEVIKPGSQSRENPKGELVPFSDLSVSGRVVNAYNALQMADRMVNGKK; encoded by the coding sequence ATGAGAGTTTTAAAACCAATTTTATATACAGCTTTTGCTGGACTTGTTTTTACAGGTTGTAAATCAATTTCTAATATTCCAGTTCCTAATGGTTCTGATGTAGCAATAATAGCAGTAGCTAAAAAAGCACCATTAACACAAGAACAAAAAAATACCTGGGGACATTTAGATTTGGTAAAAGATTCTATTCCTGGAATGTCTGTAGACAAAGCGTATGATTTTTTACAAGGTAAAAAGAGTGTAACGGTTGTAGTAGGTGTTGTAGATTCTGGAACAGATTTAGGTCATGAAGACTTAAAAGATGTGGCTTGGGTAAATGAAAAAGAAGTTGCTGGAAACGGAATTGATGATGATAAAAATGGTTATGTAGATGATATTAATGGTTGGAACTTTTTAGGCGATGCTTATAAAGAAAACATGGAGTCTGCTAGAATTTTACACAATCCTTCTTTAGAAAGTCCAGAAATTGTTGCAGAGATTCAAGCAGCACACGACATTAAAGTTGGAAATGCTGAAAAGACAAAAACTAGATTTGAGCAAATGTTAAGCGGTGTTAAAGGTGCAGATGAAAATTTAGCAAGACACTTTGGTAAAGACGATTATAGTGCTATAGAAGTTGCGGCAATTACAACCGAAGATCCTTCTTTATTACAGAGCATTGCAATTGCAAAACAAATGTTTGGTTTTGGTTTGCCTTCTTTAAGCCAAGCGCAAGAAGAAATTAAAAAAGAGTTAGACAAATCTATCGCTTTATTAAATAACGAATATACGAACTATAGAATAGGAGATAACCCAGACGATATTAATGATTCTCCAGGTTATGGAAATGGAAATCCAGGAGTTTCAATTAAAAGTGAAGCACATGGTACGCACGTTTCTGGAATTATTGGAGCATCTAGAAATAATGGAAAAGGAGTGAATGGTGTAGCTGATAATGTAAAAATTATGGCTGTACGTTCTGTTCCAGATGGAGATGAGTATGATAAAGATGTTGCTTTAGGTTTGCGTTATGCAGTAGATAACGGAGCAAAAGTAATTAACACTAGTTTTGGTAAAGGATATTCTCCTCATAAAGAATGGGTATATGATGCAATTAAATATGCAGCAGAACATGATGTGTTAATTGTAAATGCAGCAGGAAATGACGGTAAGGATATTGATGTAGAAAGAACATATCCTAATGATTCTAAAGATTTATTAACAGAAGTTTCTGATAACGTGTTAACAATTGGAGCAATGAGTTCTAATTATAACGAAAAATTACCAGCTAATTTCTCTAACTATGGTAAAGTAAATGTAGATGTTTTTGCTCCTGGAGTTCAAATTTATTCTACAACACCAGAAAACGAATATAAACACTTTAGCGGAACATCTATGGCGGCACCTTCTGCTGTAGGAGTAGCTGCTTTGGTACGTTCTTATTATCCTAAGTTAACTGCAAGTCAGGTTAAACACATTTTGATGAATTCTGGTGTAAAAATTAATTTAGAGGTAATTAAGCCAGGGTCTCAGTCAAGAGAAAACCCTAAAGGAGAGTTAGTTCCTTTTTCAGATTTATCAGTTTCTGGTAGAGTTGTTAATGCTTACAATGCATTACAAATGGCAGACAGAATGGTAAACGGTAAAAAATAA
- a CDS encoding M1 family metallopeptidase — MLTSCKVIENTTYSAKETYWQQHVDYTMDVDVDAKNYQYKGKQTLVYTNNSPDDLDKVFYHLYFNAFQPGSQMDMRSLNIKDPDRRVRDRISKLQSNEIGYIKVGSLKQNGVAVSHETVGTILEVQLNKPIKSGETVTLEMDFDAQVPVQIRRSGRNSAEGVALSMSQWYPKLAEYDFQGWHTPPYIAREFQGVWGDFDVTIHIDKDYTVGGTGYLQNPQEIGHGYQDDSKDLNLPKGDKLSWNFKAPNVHDFMWAADPEYIHDVLTMENGIDLHFLYKKTLEAEYLKNWKDLQPKTAELMTYFSEQVGQYPYKQYSVIQGGDGGMEYAMSTLITGKRKFGSLFGVTAHEMAHTWFQFLLASNESLHPWMDEGFTSYISNKAENLILDEGKENPHAGSYRGYRSIVSKGYEESLSTHADRYHTNWAYGTASYSKGNIFLSQLEYVIGKENVANGLKKYFNDFSFKHPTPNDIKRSMEKTAGIDLGWYLNEWTQTTHTIDYGVKSVDNKTITLERIGQMPMPMDVEVTYTDGTSESFNIPLEMMRGAKPTSATILKDWGWANPTYSFTVSKTVKSVTIDKSGLMADINLENNVLEVK, encoded by the coding sequence ATGTTAACCTCTTGTAAGGTTATAGAAAACACTACTTATTCGGCTAAAGAAACATATTGGCAACAACATGTAGACTATACGATGGATGTAGATGTAGACGCAAAAAACTACCAATACAAAGGAAAGCAGACGTTAGTTTATACAAACAATTCTCCTGACGATCTAGATAAAGTATTTTATCACTTGTATTTTAATGCATTTCAACCAGGTTCTCAAATGGATATGAGATCTTTAAATATAAAAGACCCAGACAGAAGAGTTAGAGATAGAATTAGTAAATTACAGTCAAATGAAATTGGGTATATTAAAGTTGGTTCTTTAAAACAAAACGGAGTAGCAGTTTCTCATGAAACTGTTGGGACTATTTTAGAAGTTCAACTTAATAAGCCAATTAAATCTGGTGAAACGGTTACTTTAGAAATGGATTTTGATGCTCAGGTTCCTGTTCAAATTCGTCGTTCTGGAAGAAATAGTGCAGAAGGAGTTGCATTATCTATGTCTCAATGGTATCCTAAATTAGCAGAATACGATTTTCAAGGTTGGCACACGCCACCATATATTGCAAGAGAGTTTCAAGGTGTTTGGGGAGATTTTGATGTAACCATTCATATTGATAAAGATTATACGGTTGGTGGTACTGGTTATTTACAAAATCCACAAGAAATTGGTCATGGTTACCAAGATGATTCTAAAGATTTAAACTTGCCTAAAGGCGATAAATTATCATGGAATTTTAAAGCACCAAATGTGCATGATTTTATGTGGGCAGCAGATCCAGAATACATTCACGATGTTTTAACAATGGAAAATGGAATCGATTTACATTTTTTATACAAGAAAACATTAGAAGCAGAATATTTAAAAAACTGGAAAGATTTACAGCCTAAAACGGCTGAATTAATGACGTATTTTAGTGAGCAAGTTGGTCAATATCCATATAAACAATACTCTGTAATACAAGGTGGAGATGGCGGAATGGAGTATGCAATGTCTACTTTAATTACAGGGAAACGTAAATTTGGTAGTCTTTTTGGAGTTACAGCACACGAAATGGCACACACTTGGTTTCAGTTCTTATTAGCATCAAACGAAAGTTTACATCCTTGGATGGATGAGGGTTTTACTTCTTATATTTCTAATAAAGCAGAAAACTTAATTTTAGATGAAGGTAAAGAAAATCCACATGCAGGTTCTTACAGAGGTTATAGATCTATTGTTTCAAAAGGATATGAAGAGTCATTGTCTACACATGCAGATAGATATCATACAAATTGGGCGTATGGTACAGCAAGTTATTCAAAAGGAAATATTTTCTTAAGTCAATTAGAATATGTTATTGGTAAAGAAAATGTAGCAAATGGATTAAAGAAATATTTTAACGATTTCAGTTTTAAACATCCAACACCAAACGACATTAAACGTTCTATGGAGAAAACTGCTGGAATAGATTTAGGCTGGTACTTAAACGAATGGACGCAAACTACACATACCATAGATTATGGTGTGAAATCTGTAGATAATAAAACAATTACTTTAGAAAGAATTGGGCAAATGCCAATGCCAATGGATGTTGAGGTAACTTATACTGATGGAACTTCAGAAAGTTTTAATATTCCTCTTGAAATGATGAGAGGTGCTAAGCCAACATCGGCAACCATTTTAAAAGATTGGGGTTGGGCAAACCCTACCTATTCTTTTACGGTTTCTAAAACTGTAAAATCTGTTACTATTGATAAAAGCGGATTAATGGCTGATATTAATTTAGAGAATAATGTTCTAGAAGTGAAGTAA
- a CDS encoding T9SS type A sorting domain-containing protein, producing MALVCLFYNPLFLNAQEDVTTVYGDYGGFYTSSITTDPEVASDKVGYDDSNNLLGFTVNGITYSTGVNDPLLTSNSITYTPVEFNAFPIPADISYNSTDLVGIGYNWGGVTQDDSATDYIKTFDPIVPSSFVRDGINGLELATNFFNIKSQVITYDAIVINQSNTINDATPDIIVTQTGAPGKTDKFKFIDSSGNTVGTELKVVFDNVSVVGKTIWTIYTINSSTGVISEVPTKRKNTPRDLRVLSIKLSDFGITSSNFTQANNFVHTTSGNTDIAFTAFNTDALEINLPATDLEVSNSIITADNFCAPTTATFTTTITNKSNELSKDFDVDLDFSGVTVTSSSANFTTNGTSIFSASFNSSSNKWIISELEAGASVTLSVETSVDNFSYPISFTATAIPIFQPDSDSTNNSLSISENGDDNDCDGVNDANDLDDDNDGILDSDEGTGDLDGDGIPNYLDLDSDGDGCPDALEGSGTVDLTDLDEDFKITGSVNDDGIPTLVEAEAGSGSGQSIGSSQNDSTLTCDTTDTDNDGIIDIVDLDDDNDGILDTIEHASSGNPIVDINKNGILDYKDPSVSGFVDANSDDIDDRYDIDLDGIIDQLDADADGDGCPDALEGDADFTLSDVDVNNRLTGEVDEDGIPLLAGNGQELGSSQDSAVQDDKCSLLPVIISQVYQTSTGKAIELTNIGTSTVDNIRLSLFKDTTAPSDVRPSASLVVPTLEAGKSVVIKSVDNLPDVTLINSPTEITNASVTDLATGNDIIILSTTTDDSAWANRYDVVSNISDLTSLVRIDEITKANITFTPSEWISFIDDAIEVVGDSDPIPAIVRHANAPLLSEVEVKTPISETNSGLGLHRINPTIRTASSWSNGFPDKSRSVIIQESYEHSSSNLSARKLDVQGSNVLSIKNNALIVLNNTNINIYAEIRILGSGQFIQVHDGDRNVTGNGKLLIDQKSEVPNVYRYNYWSSPVVEFEEGNDYRVSEIMKDAGGELSASSRLSDINFVSGYDGAATSPIQIASYWIYTYNGTANNSWVQVKETGNIDKGFGYIMKSTGANPQYFTFYGSPLDGNISFNVSGNTNSLIGNPYAGTLDGHAFILNNENTIDGTLYFWEHSGESTDNGHIKAGYEGGYAQLSFGMGVAATSVVGTNGLTESYTYTTPERYIAVSQGFFVFSDEDGGTINFNNKQRSYQETEPYFFKGEKAKVANNTLPILKLGMDFTNKEYLKIHRQIGVSFNENHSFAFDYGYESVMIDVQETDVFWDFDEMENKKLVIAGVEDISDALKVPLTILVDSEEPVFLRIDELENIDRKIYLFDAVEDTTKELKTDEVIELALSKGTYKDRFFITFNEVKVLSVSDEVLDFNLRVYMDNDSNAISILNKNNLFIEDVAIFNVYGQQIKAWNPNVLDEEINLEVGNLSTSIYIVNVKTNKGTFTRKILKK from the coding sequence TTGGCTTTAGTTTGTCTGTTTTATAATCCCCTTTTTTTAAATGCACAAGAAGATGTAACTACCGTTTATGGAGATTATGGTGGCTTTTATACATCAAGTATAACTACCGATCCCGAAGTAGCTTCTGACAAAGTAGGTTATGACGATTCTAATAATTTATTAGGGTTTACAGTAAATGGTATTACGTATTCTACAGGTGTTAATGATCCACTTCTAACATCAAATAGTATTACGTACACTCCAGTAGAATTTAATGCATTTCCAATTCCTGCTGATATTTCTTATAACTCGACTGACCTAGTTGGTATTGGATATAATTGGGGCGGTGTTACGCAAGATGACAGTGCAACAGATTATATTAAAACTTTTGACCCTATTGTACCATCAAGTTTTGTTAGAGATGGTATTAATGGACTGGAATTAGCTACTAATTTCTTTAACATTAAAAGTCAAGTAATAACTTATGATGCAATTGTAATAAATCAATCTAACACAATTAATGATGCAACACCAGATATTATTGTTACCCAAACTGGAGCTCCTGGTAAAACGGATAAATTTAAATTTATTGATAGTAGTGGTAATACTGTAGGAACTGAATTAAAGGTGGTCTTTGATAATGTTTCTGTTGTTGGAAAAACAATATGGACTATTTACACAATAAATTCTTCAACAGGTGTGATATCAGAGGTTCCGACAAAACGTAAAAATACCCCGAGAGATTTAAGAGTGCTATCTATTAAATTAAGCGATTTTGGTATTACTAGTAGTAATTTTACGCAAGCAAATAATTTTGTACATACTACCTCGGGTAATACAGATATTGCTTTTACAGCATTTAATACAGATGCTTTAGAAATTAACTTACCCGCAACCGATTTAGAAGTTTCTAATTCTATTATTACGGCAGATAATTTTTGTGCACCTACTACAGCAACTTTCACAACTACTATAACTAATAAGTCTAACGAGTTGTCAAAAGATTTTGATGTAGATTTAGATTTTTCTGGAGTAACTGTAACTAGTAGTTCTGCTAATTTTACGACTAACGGTACCTCTATTTTTTCTGCAAGTTTTAATAGTTCCAGTAATAAATGGATAATAAGTGAACTAGAAGCAGGAGCAAGTGTAACTTTAAGTGTGGAAACTTCTGTAGATAATTTTTCTTATCCAATAAGTTTTACGGCTACAGCGATCCCTATTTTTCAACCAGATAGTGATTCAACAAACAATTCATTATCAATATCAGAAAATGGAGATGATAATGATTGTGATGGTGTTAATGATGCTAATGATTTAGATGATGATAATGATGGTATTTTAGATTCCGATGAAGGAACAGGTGATCTTGATGGAGACGGAATTCCTAATTATTTAGATCTAGATAGTGATGGAGATGGTTGCCCGGACGCATTAGAAGGAAGTGGAACTGTAGATTTAACCGATTTAGATGAAGATTTTAAAATTACAGGAAGTGTTAACGATGATGGAATACCAACTTTAGTAGAAGCAGAAGCAGGATCTGGATCTGGCCAAAGTATTGGAAGCAGTCAAAATGATAGCACTTTAACTTGTGATACCACAGATACAGATAACGATGGTATTATTGATATTGTAGATTTAGATGATGACAATGATGGTATTTTAGATACTATAGAGCACGCATCTAGTGGAAATCCGATAGTTGATATAAATAAAAATGGAATTTTAGATTACAAAGACCCAAGTGTTAGCGGTTTTGTTGATGCTAATTCAGATGATATTGACGATAGGTATGATATTGATTTAGATGGAATTATAGATCAATTAGATGCGGATGCTGATGGAGATGGTTGTCCGGATGCATTAGAAGGTGATGCAGATTTTACATTGTCTGATGTTGATGTAAATAATAGGTTAACTGGAGAAGTTGATGAAGACGGAATTCCGCTTTTAGCAGGAAACGGACAAGAATTAGGTAGTAGTCAAGATAGTGCAGTACAAGATGATAAATGTAGTTTGTTGCCAGTAATTATTAGTCAAGTTTATCAAACTTCTACAGGTAAAGCAATAGAATTAACAAATATAGGTACAAGTACTGTGGATAATATTAGGTTATCTCTGTTTAAAGACACAACAGCTCCAAGTGATGTGAGACCTTCTGCAAGTTTGGTTGTTCCAACTTTAGAAGCAGGAAAATCTGTAGTAATAAAATCTGTAGATAACTTACCTGATGTTACATTAATTAATTCACCAACAGAAATAACGAATGCTTCTGTTACAGATTTAGCTACCGGTAATGATATTATAATTCTTTCAACCACAACAGATGATTCTGCATGGGCAAATAGGTATGATGTTGTTAGTAATATTAGTGATCTAACATCATTAGTTCGTATAGATGAGATAACAAAAGCAAATATTACTTTTACACCATCAGAATGGATTTCTTTTATAGATGATGCAATTGAAGTTGTTGGAGATTCAGACCCCATTCCTGCAATTGTAAGACATGCGAATGCACCTCTTTTATCAGAAGTAGAAGTAAAAACACCAATTTCTGAAACGAATTCTGGTTTAGGATTACACAGAATAAACCCAACAATTAGAACAGCTTCTAGTTGGAGTAATGGTTTTCCGGATAAATCTAGAAGTGTAATTATTCAAGAATCTTATGAGCATTCTAGTAGTAATTTATCAGCAAGAAAATTAGATGTACAAGGCAGTAATGTGTTAAGTATAAAAAATAATGCGCTAATAGTTTTAAATAATACCAATATTAATATTTATGCAGAAATTAGAATTCTAGGATCTGGTCAATTTATACAAGTACACGATGGTGATCGTAATGTTACAGGTAACGGAAAACTACTTATAGATCAAAAAAGTGAAGTACCTAACGTGTATAGGTACAATTATTGGTCATCTCCAGTAGTAGAGTTTGAAGAAGGGAATGACTATAGGGTCTCAGAAATAATGAAAGATGCTGGAGGAGAACTTTCAGCGAGTTCAAGGCTATCAGATATTAATTTTGTTAGTGGTTATGATGGTGCTGCTACCAGTCCTATACAAATAGCGAGTTATTGGATTTATACTTACAATGGTACAGCCAATAACAGTTGGGTGCAAGTAAAGGAAACAGGTAATATAGATAAAGGTTTTGGGTATATTATGAAAAGTACAGGTGCCAATCCACAATATTTTACATTTTATGGAAGTCCATTAGATGGAAATATTTCCTTTAATGTTTCTGGAAATACAAATAGTCTTATTGGAAATCCGTATGCAGGTACCTTAGATGGTCATGCGTTTATTTTAAATAATGAAAATACAATTGATGGTACACTTTATTTTTGGGAACATTCTGGAGAGTCAACAGATAATGGGCACATAAAAGCAGGATATGAAGGTGGTTATGCGCAGTTATCTTTTGGAATGGGAGTTGCTGCCACTAGCGTTGTAGGAACAAATGGGTTAACAGAATCTTACACTTATACAACCCCAGAAAGATATATAGCTGTTAGTCAAGGGTTTTTTGTTTTTTCAGACGAAGATGGAGGAACCATTAACTTTAATAATAAGCAAAGAAGTTATCAAGAAACAGAGCCTTATTTTTTTAAAGGTGAAAAGGCTAAGGTTGCTAATAATACACTTCCTATTTTAAAATTAGGAATGGATTTTACAAATAAAGAATATTTGAAAATTCATAGACAAATAGGTGTTTCATTTAATGAAAATCATTCTTTTGCTTTTGATTATGGTTATGAAAGTGTAATGATAGATGTTCAAGAAACCGATGTATTCTGGGATTTTGACGAAATGGAAAATAAAAAATTGGTTATTGCAGGGGTTGAGGATATTAGTGATGCTTTAAAAGTGCCACTTACAATTCTTGTTGATTCTGAAGAACCTGTTTTTTTAAGAATAGATGAATTAGAAAATATTGATAGAAAAATTTATTTATTTGATGCGGTAGAGGATACTACTAAAGAATTAAAAACGGATGAGGTGATTGAATTAGCATTATCAAAAGGAACTTATAAAGATCGATTTTTTATCACTTTTAATGAAGTTAAAGTATTATCTGTTTCTGATGAGGTGTTAGATTTTAATTTGAGAGTTTATATGGATAATGATTCAAACGCAATATCAATACTTAATAAGAACAATCTGTTTATAGAAGATGTAGCGATATTTAATGTGTATGGTCAGCAAATTAAAGCATGGAACCCAAATGTTTTAGACGAAGAAATTAATTTAGAAGTTGGTAATTTGTCAACCTCAATTTACATTGTTAATGTAAAAACTAACAAAGGAACATTTACGCGTAAAATTTTAAAAAAATAA
- a CDS encoding energy transducer TonB yields MEIKKNPKSNLENYSKIFMQIGLVLALFVTYAAIENKTYDKVIGDLGTVSMNADMEEETVITEKIEPIKPKTPPPPAPEKIEIVEDEEEVEETVIESTETDETEAVEVEEIVEIQEVEEVVEDVSFMIIEDVPVFPGCKGSKNELKACFSKMVQKHFSRKFDANLPNELGLSSGRKRVFIGFKIDKNGNIVDVNARAPHPKIKSEVISVMKKLPKMKPGRQRGKPVGVKYSIPFTLIVE; encoded by the coding sequence ATGGAAATTAAAAAAAACCCGAAATCAAATTTAGAAAATTACAGTAAAATTTTTATGCAAATAGGTTTGGTTTTAGCACTATTTGTAACTTACGCAGCTATAGAGAACAAAACTTATGATAAAGTTATTGGAGACTTAGGTACAGTGAGTATGAATGCTGATATGGAAGAAGAAACAGTAATTACTGAAAAAATAGAACCTATTAAACCAAAAACTCCACCACCTCCAGCACCAGAGAAAATAGAAATTGTAGAGGATGAGGAAGAAGTTGAAGAAACTGTAATCGAATCTACTGAAACAGATGAAACTGAAGCTGTAGAAGTTGAAGAAATTGTAGAAATTCAAGAAGTTGAAGAAGTTGTAGAAGACGTAAGTTTTATGATTATTGAAGATGTACCTGTATTTCCTGGATGTAAAGGAAGTAAAAACGAGTTAAAAGCTTGTTTTAGTAAAATGGTACAAAAGCACTTCTCTAGAAAGTTTGATGCTAATTTACCAAACGAATTAGGATTATCTTCTGGTAGAAAAAGAGTATTTATCGGTTTTAAAATTGATAAAAACGGTAACATTGTAGACGTTAACGCAAGAGCTCCACACCCAAAAATTAAAAGTGAAGTTATTAGTGTAATGAAAAAATTACCTAAAATGAAACCAGGTAGACAAAGAGGTAAGCCAGTAGGAGTAAAATATAGTATTCCTTTTACTTTAATTGTAGAGTAA
- a CDS encoding VanZ family protein gives MPKIEIGIDNVDKIYHLIAYFTLSVTWLFSFYRKPTLKYVIVICCIFFGIIIEVLQQTLTTYRTGDYKDAIANTVGILLGFIIFNLILKKNTVNSY, from the coding sequence ATGCCTAAGATAGAAATAGGTATCGATAACGTTGATAAAATATATCATCTTATTGCCTACTTTACACTTTCTGTAACTTGGTTATTCTCTTTTTATAGAAAACCAACTCTAAAATATGTGATTGTTATTTGTTGTATTTTTTTTGGCATAATTATTGAAGTTTTACAACAGACATTAACTACATATAGAACAGGAGATTATAAAGATGCAATAGCAAATACAGTAGGTATTCTCTTAGGTTTTATTATTTTTAATCTAATTTTGAAAAAAAATACAGTTAATTCATACTAA
- the gcvH gene encoding glycine cleavage system protein GcvH, protein MNLPSELKYTKDHEWIKIEGDVATVGITEFAQGELGDIVYVDVDTLDDTVEEGEVFGSVEAVKTVSDLFMPLSGEVIEFNEELEEEPELVNSDPYGKGWMIKIKTSDSSQINDLLDAAAYQELIEG, encoded by the coding sequence ATGAATTTACCATCAGAATTAAAGTACACTAAAGATCACGAGTGGATTAAAATTGAAGGAGACGTAGCAACTGTAGGAATTACAGAATTTGCACAAGGAGAATTAGGAGACATCGTTTATGTAGATGTAGATACTTTAGACGATACTGTAGAAGAAGGAGAAGTTTTTGGCTCTGTAGAAGCTGTTAAAACTGTTTCAGATTTATTTATGCCTTTATCAGGAGAAGTAATAGAGTTTAATGAAGAATTAGAAGAGGAACCAGAATTGGTAAACTCAGACCCTTATGGAAAAGGTTGGATGATTAAAATTAAAACATCAGATAGTTCACAAATAAATGATTTATTGGATGCAGCAGCGTATCAAGAGCTTATTGAAGGATAA